The following are encoded together in the Juglans microcarpa x Juglans regia isolate MS1-56 chromosome 2D, Jm3101_v1.0, whole genome shotgun sequence genome:
- the LOC121249520 gene encoding uncharacterized protein LOC121249520 → MVLLGQPGKSLFQVPFRGSAMIRGQKADEDVFPFKCHLPLSGVLKNRVRETDRGSSVLHLDGTPFCLLGWLYASFFGRVLFASIFILSAYPELNEYGVGGGMAAKALGPKFDVFLKHVQSQVAVQLPDIQVKHLVAAAIALKGMGGILFIFGSSFGAYLLLLHQLITIPILYDFYNYDKEAKEFGQLFIKFTQNVALFGALLFFIGMKNSIPRRQSKKKAPKMKTV, encoded by the exons ATGGTTCTTCTTGGTCAACCTGGAAAATCACTCTTCCAAGTCCCTTTCAGAGGCTCTGCTATGATTCGAGGCCAGAAGGCAGACGAG GATGTATTTCCTTTCAAATGCCACCTCCCTCTTTCCGGTGTCCTAAAAAACCGAgtgagagagacagacagaggGAGTTCAGTGCTTCACCTAGACGGGACTCCCTTCTGCCTTCTGGGATGGCTTTACGCTTCGTTTTTTGGGAGAGTTCTCTTTGCCTCTATCTTCATACTCTCTGCTTACCCAGA GTTAAATGAATACGGGGTTGGTGGGGGGATGGCAGCAAAGGCTCTTGGACCAAAGTTTGATGTCTTTTTAAAACATGTTCAGTCCCAGGTTGCCGTGCAACTGCCAGATATCCAA GTGAAACATTTAGTAGCTGCAGCTATAGCACTGAAGGGCATGGGAGGAATCCTCTTTATATTTGGCAGTTCTTTTGGGGCCTATCTTCTG CTTTTGCATCAACTGATTACCATTCCCATTTTATATGATTTCTACAACTATGACAAAGAGGCGAAAGAATTTGGtcaacttttcatcaaatttacacAG AATGTGGCTCTTTTTGGGGCATTGCTGTTTTTCATCGGGATGAAGAACTCGATTCCTAGGAGACAATCCAAGAAGAAGGCTCCTAAAATGAAAACTGTCTAG
- the LOC121251221 gene encoding 1-aminocyclopropane-1-carboxylate oxidase homolog 1-like, producing the protein MELSINAGIPVLGYGLGYERAKEVMEFDETKAGVKGLVDSGVAKVPRFLIHPPESLPSSSPATMQYFKVPVIDLRGFESCPRTEIIDEIREASETWGFFQIVNHGVPAPIIENMLDVVRRFHEQPKEEKMEWYSRDYKQRVRYYCNGDLLVSKAANWRDSIVFDFQDGPLNPEAFPPVCRESVREYMKHIIELSKGLSELLSEALELRSDYLASIECMKSESLVCHYYPACPEPHLTLGTTKHSDPSCLTLLLQDSIGGLQVLHQNHWVNVPPVQGALVANIGDFMQLITNDKFRSVEHRVLAGRAGPRVSIACFFYPSPTHKFKPYGPIKEFLSDKDPPIYRETHISEYLAYYRSKGLDGNSALPHFKV; encoded by the exons ATGGAGCTTTCTATTAACGCCGGAATACCCGTTCTTGGATATGGGTTGGGGTATGAGAGAGCCAAGGAAGTGATGGAATTTGATGAAACAAAAGCTGGAGTGAAGGGACTTGTTGACTCTGGTGTGGCCAAGGTTCCAAGGTTCCTCATCCATCCACCAGAGAGCCTACCAAGCTCATCTCCAGCCACTATGCAGTACTTCAAAGTTCCGGTGATTGATCTCCGAGGCTTTGAAAGTTGCCCCCGGACTGAGATTATCGATGAAATACGAGAAGCATCAGAAACATGGGGCTTCTTTCAAATTGTTAATCATGGAGTTCCGGCTCCTATCATAGAAAACATGTTGGACGTTGTGCGAAGATTTCATGAGCAACCAAAGGAAGAGAAGATGGAGTGGTACTCGCGAGATTACAAGCAACGAGTTAGGTACTACTGCAACGGTGACCTCCTCGTGTCAAAAGCAGCAAATTGGAGGGATTCAATTGTATTCGATTTCCAAGATGGACCCCTAAACCCTGAAGCTTTTCCTCCGGTATGCAG GGAGTCTGTGAGAGAGTATATGAAACACATCATCGAACTAAGCAAAGGGCTGTCAGAATTACTGTCAGAGGCTTTGGAGCTTAGGAGTGACTACCTGGCTAGTATAGAATGCATGAAAAGTGAATCACTGGTTTGTCACTACTACCCAGCTTGTCCGGAGCCACACTTGACCCTTGGCACAACAAAGCATTCAGATCCATCCTGTCTAACTCTACTTTTGCAAGACAGTATTGGAGGCCTCCAAGTCCTCCATCAAAACCACTGGGTCAACGTTCCACCGGTGCAAGGAGCACTAGTTGCCAACATCGGTGACTTTATGCAG CTTATCACAAATGACAAGTTCAGAAGCGTGGAGCACAGGGTGCTGGCTGGACGTGCTGGGCCCAGGGTCTCAATTGCATGCTTTTTCTATCCAAGTCCTACTCACAAATTTAAACCCTATGGGCCAATAAAGGAGTTTCTATCTGACAAGGATCCACCCATATACAGGGAGACTCATATTAGTGAATATCTTGCTTATTACAGATCGAAGGGGCTGGATGGCAACTCAGCCCTTCCCCACTTCAAAGTCTAA
- the LOC121249170 gene encoding transcription factor bHLH155-like isoform X2 has translation MLEDGEIDRESERKMGGGVGAIGNTELRQALRSLCLNRDWMYAVFWKLKHRSRMVLTWEDAYYDFHERHDSPGNNCCSKTADKLHDGHYSHDPLGLAVAKMSYHVYSLGEGIVGQVAVTGKHQWIFADKQITSSRLSFEYCDGWQTQFSAGIRTIAVVPVAPHGVVQLGSLNKVGEDVKLVNHIRDVFFDLQGSSIEHIPSPILSSMKNLLHLQDVPANSSASVMITDCLRNSDKAIDKEGADVWLSMFPCFGKDRGNSCAFLPHGFYQRKAVEVVYDHERLELCNSVGDESAQLHSSNCNIIYLEHQKLVGGRTCGGDINGCKDTEGGSEPNFHSLSHSSAAVSVNLSDVIPPADQNLLESAVCDRIKLDGKDFYKNGLLQIPEPSDMKFDEDSEKLQFQAESSHMDILNPSLHFPAGYELHEALGPAFLKTGNYLNWESAKTEDGVIIEMLEGMSSSQLTSNYYPDHLLEAVVSNVCQSDSDVKSDKLLSKPVRSLSTTEVNPESSGHTMDAITSVHYPFEQPSHLEEDKQHCLSSSGVCGVISPTSFSSNCTSTCSKHLERSSEPAKNNKKRSRPGENSRPRPRDRQLIQDRIKELRELVPNGSKCSIDSLLERTIKHMLFLQSVTKHADKLNKCTNSKLHDKGTAGIIGSSGAEHGSSWAVEVGGHLKVCSIIVENLNKSGQMLVEMLCEDCSHFLEIAETIRSLGLTILKGATEAEGEKTWICFVVEGQNNRSIHRMDILWSLVQILQPKTAMQP, from the exons ATGTTAGAGGACGGtgagatagatagagagagtgagagaaagatgGGAGGTGGCGTTGGTGCTATTGGTAACACTGAGTTACGGCAGGCGCTAAGGAGCCTCTGTTTGAATAGGGACTGGATGTACGCAGTGTTTTGGAAGCTCAAGCACCGCTCTCGGAT GGTGTTGACATGGGAAGATGCTTACTATGACTTCCATGAGCGACATGATTCTCCGGGGAATAATTGCTGCAGCAAGACAGCGGACAAGTTGCATGATGGCCATTATTCGCATGATCCCCTAGGTTTAGCCGTGGCAAAGATGTCGTATCATGTATATTCTCTAGGAGAAGG GATTGTTGGACAGGTGGCAGTTACAGGAAAGCATCAGTGGATCTTTGCAGATAAGCAAATTACAAGTTCCCGATTGTCATTTGAG TACTGTGATGGGTGGCAAACTCAATTTTCGGCAGGGATCAGG ACTATTGCTGTTGTTCCTGTTGCTCCACATGGAGTTGTGCAGCTTGGCTCTTTGAATAAA GTCGGTGAAGACGTAAAGCTGGTGAATCATATTAGAGATGTCTTTTTTGATCTCCAAGGTTCCTCAATAGAGCATATACCTAGTCCAATACTAAGTAGTATGAAGAATTTATTACATCTG CAAGATGTGCCGGCAAATAGTTCGGCTTCAGTGATGATTACTGATTGTTTACGAAATTCTGATAAAGCCATAGACAAAGAAGGAGCAGATGTTTGGTTGTCCATGTTTCCATGTTTTGGGAAAGATAGAGGCAATTCTTGTGCGTTTCTACCGCATGGTTTTTATCAGAGAAAGGCAGTGGAAGTGGTCTATGATCATGAGCGGCTTGAATTATGCAACTCAGTAGGTGATGAAAGTGCCCAGTTGCATTCGTCAAACTGTAACATTATCTATTTGGAGCACCAGAAACTAGTTGGTGGCAGGACATGTGGTGGCGACATTAATGGCTGCAAAGATACAGAGGGGGGTTCAGAACCCAATTTCCATTCATTGTCGCACAGTTCTGCTGCAGTTAGTGTCAACTTAAGTGATGTTATACCTCCAGCTGACCAGAACCTCCTTGAATCTGCTGTTTGTGACAGAATTAAGCTGGATGGTAaagatttttacaaaaatggTTTGTTACAGATACCTGAACCTTCAGACATGAAATTCGACGAAGATTCAGAAAAGTTGCAATTTCAAGCTGAGTCAAGTCACATGGACATATTGAACCCATCTTTGCATTTCCCTGCTGGCTATGAGCTTCATGAAGCACTTGGACCGGCTTTCCTGAAAACAggtaattatttaaattggGAATCAGCAAAGACTGAAGATGGAGTAATTATTGAGATGCTGGAGGGGATGAGCAGTAGCCAATTGACATCCAATTATTACCCTGATCATCTTCTAGAAGCAGTAGTGTCCAATGTTTGCCAAAGTGATAGTGATGTTAAAAGTGATAAACTGTTGAGTAAACCGGTGCGGTCTCTGTCCACAACCGAGGTTAATCCAGAGTCTTCTGGTCATACCATGGATGCAATTACTTCTGTACATTATCCGTTTGAACAGCCCTCTCATTTAGAGGAGGACAAACAGCACTGCTTGAGCTCATCAGGGGTATGTGGTGTGATATCCCCAACAAGTTTTTCATCAAATTGTACAAGTACATGTAGTAAGCATCTGGAGAGATCTTCCGAACCAGCTAAGAACAACAAAAAGAGATCCAGGCCTGGTGAAAATTCTAGACCTAGGCCTAGGGACAGACAATTGATCCAAGACCGTATTAAGGAGCTGCGGGAGCTGGTGCCCAATGGATCAAAG TGCAGTATTGATTCACTGCTGGAACGCACAATCAAACACATGCTCTTTCTGCAAAGTGTAACTAAGCATGCTGACAAGCTAAACAAATGTACCAATTCAAAG TTGCATGACAAAGGAACTGCGGGCATTATAGGATCCTCTGGTGCTGAACACGGTTCAAGCTGGGCAGTGGAGGTGGGAGGCCATTTGAAAGTTTGTTCTATAATAGTAGAGAACCTTAACAAGAGTGGCCAGATGCTTGTAGAG ATGTTGTGTGAGGATTGCAGCCATTTTCTTGAGATAGCTGAGACCATCAGAAGTTTGGGTCTGACAATCTTAAAAGGTGCAACAGAAGCTGAGGGCGAGAAGACTTGGATATGTTTTGTGGTTGAG GGCCAGAACAACAGAAGCATACACAGAATGGATATATTGTGGTCCCTTGTCCAAATATTGCAACCCAAAACAGCAATGCAACCATGA
- the LOC121249170 gene encoding transcription factor bHLH155-like isoform X1: protein MLEDGEIDRESERKMGGGVGAIGNTELRQALRSLCLNRDWMYAVFWKLKHRSRMVLTWEDAYYDFHERHDSPGNNCCSKTADKLHDGHYSHDPLGLAVAKMSYHVYSLGEGIVGQVAVTGKHQWIFADKQITSSRLSFEYCDGWQTQFSAGIRTIAVVPVAPHGVVQLGSLNKQVGEDVKLVNHIRDVFFDLQGSSIEHIPSPILSSMKNLLHLQDVPANSSASVMITDCLRNSDKAIDKEGADVWLSMFPCFGKDRGNSCAFLPHGFYQRKAVEVVYDHERLELCNSVGDESAQLHSSNCNIIYLEHQKLVGGRTCGGDINGCKDTEGGSEPNFHSLSHSSAAVSVNLSDVIPPADQNLLESAVCDRIKLDGKDFYKNGLLQIPEPSDMKFDEDSEKLQFQAESSHMDILNPSLHFPAGYELHEALGPAFLKTGNYLNWESAKTEDGVIIEMLEGMSSSQLTSNYYPDHLLEAVVSNVCQSDSDVKSDKLLSKPVRSLSTTEVNPESSGHTMDAITSVHYPFEQPSHLEEDKQHCLSSSGVCGVISPTSFSSNCTSTCSKHLERSSEPAKNNKKRSRPGENSRPRPRDRQLIQDRIKELRELVPNGSKCSIDSLLERTIKHMLFLQSVTKHADKLNKCTNSKLHDKGTAGIIGSSGAEHGSSWAVEVGGHLKVCSIIVENLNKSGQMLVEMLCEDCSHFLEIAETIRSLGLTILKGATEAEGEKTWICFVVEGQNNRSIHRMDILWSLVQILQPKTAMQP from the exons ATGTTAGAGGACGGtgagatagatagagagagtgagagaaagatgGGAGGTGGCGTTGGTGCTATTGGTAACACTGAGTTACGGCAGGCGCTAAGGAGCCTCTGTTTGAATAGGGACTGGATGTACGCAGTGTTTTGGAAGCTCAAGCACCGCTCTCGGAT GGTGTTGACATGGGAAGATGCTTACTATGACTTCCATGAGCGACATGATTCTCCGGGGAATAATTGCTGCAGCAAGACAGCGGACAAGTTGCATGATGGCCATTATTCGCATGATCCCCTAGGTTTAGCCGTGGCAAAGATGTCGTATCATGTATATTCTCTAGGAGAAGG GATTGTTGGACAGGTGGCAGTTACAGGAAAGCATCAGTGGATCTTTGCAGATAAGCAAATTACAAGTTCCCGATTGTCATTTGAG TACTGTGATGGGTGGCAAACTCAATTTTCGGCAGGGATCAGG ACTATTGCTGTTGTTCCTGTTGCTCCACATGGAGTTGTGCAGCTTGGCTCTTTGAATAAA cAGGTCGGTGAAGACGTAAAGCTGGTGAATCATATTAGAGATGTCTTTTTTGATCTCCAAGGTTCCTCAATAGAGCATATACCTAGTCCAATACTAAGTAGTATGAAGAATTTATTACATCTG CAAGATGTGCCGGCAAATAGTTCGGCTTCAGTGATGATTACTGATTGTTTACGAAATTCTGATAAAGCCATAGACAAAGAAGGAGCAGATGTTTGGTTGTCCATGTTTCCATGTTTTGGGAAAGATAGAGGCAATTCTTGTGCGTTTCTACCGCATGGTTTTTATCAGAGAAAGGCAGTGGAAGTGGTCTATGATCATGAGCGGCTTGAATTATGCAACTCAGTAGGTGATGAAAGTGCCCAGTTGCATTCGTCAAACTGTAACATTATCTATTTGGAGCACCAGAAACTAGTTGGTGGCAGGACATGTGGTGGCGACATTAATGGCTGCAAAGATACAGAGGGGGGTTCAGAACCCAATTTCCATTCATTGTCGCACAGTTCTGCTGCAGTTAGTGTCAACTTAAGTGATGTTATACCTCCAGCTGACCAGAACCTCCTTGAATCTGCTGTTTGTGACAGAATTAAGCTGGATGGTAaagatttttacaaaaatggTTTGTTACAGATACCTGAACCTTCAGACATGAAATTCGACGAAGATTCAGAAAAGTTGCAATTTCAAGCTGAGTCAAGTCACATGGACATATTGAACCCATCTTTGCATTTCCCTGCTGGCTATGAGCTTCATGAAGCACTTGGACCGGCTTTCCTGAAAACAggtaattatttaaattggGAATCAGCAAAGACTGAAGATGGAGTAATTATTGAGATGCTGGAGGGGATGAGCAGTAGCCAATTGACATCCAATTATTACCCTGATCATCTTCTAGAAGCAGTAGTGTCCAATGTTTGCCAAAGTGATAGTGATGTTAAAAGTGATAAACTGTTGAGTAAACCGGTGCGGTCTCTGTCCACAACCGAGGTTAATCCAGAGTCTTCTGGTCATACCATGGATGCAATTACTTCTGTACATTATCCGTTTGAACAGCCCTCTCATTTAGAGGAGGACAAACAGCACTGCTTGAGCTCATCAGGGGTATGTGGTGTGATATCCCCAACAAGTTTTTCATCAAATTGTACAAGTACATGTAGTAAGCATCTGGAGAGATCTTCCGAACCAGCTAAGAACAACAAAAAGAGATCCAGGCCTGGTGAAAATTCTAGACCTAGGCCTAGGGACAGACAATTGATCCAAGACCGTATTAAGGAGCTGCGGGAGCTGGTGCCCAATGGATCAAAG TGCAGTATTGATTCACTGCTGGAACGCACAATCAAACACATGCTCTTTCTGCAAAGTGTAACTAAGCATGCTGACAAGCTAAACAAATGTACCAATTCAAAG TTGCATGACAAAGGAACTGCGGGCATTATAGGATCCTCTGGTGCTGAACACGGTTCAAGCTGGGCAGTGGAGGTGGGAGGCCATTTGAAAGTTTGTTCTATAATAGTAGAGAACCTTAACAAGAGTGGCCAGATGCTTGTAGAG ATGTTGTGTGAGGATTGCAGCCATTTTCTTGAGATAGCTGAGACCATCAGAAGTTTGGGTCTGACAATCTTAAAAGGTGCAACAGAAGCTGAGGGCGAGAAGACTTGGATATGTTTTGTGGTTGAG GGCCAGAACAACAGAAGCATACACAGAATGGATATATTGTGGTCCCTTGTCCAAATATTGCAACCCAAAACAGCAATGCAACCATGA
- the LOC121249170 gene encoding transcription factor bHLH155-like isoform X3, which translates to MLEDGEIDRESERKMGGGVGAIGNTELRQALRSLCLNRDWMYAVFWKLKHRSRMVLTWEDAYYDFHERHDSPGNNCCSKTADKLHDGHYSHDPLGLAVAKMSYHVYSLGEGIVGQVAVTGKHQWIFADKQITSSRLSFEYCDGWQTQFSAGIRTIAVVPVAPHGVVQLGSLNKQVGEDVKLVNHIRDVFFDLQGSSIEHIPSPILSSMKNLLHLQDVPANSSASVMITDCLRNSDKAIDKEGADVWLSMFPCFGKDRGNSCAFLPHGFYQRKAVEVVYDHERLELCNSVGDESAQLHSSNCNIIYLEHQKLVGGRTCGGDINGCKDTEGGSEPNFHSLSHSSAAVSVNLSDVIPPADQNLLESAVCDRIKLDGKDFYKNGLLQIPEPSDMKFDEDSEKLQFQAESSHMDILNPSLHFPAGYELHEALGPAFLKTGNYLNWESAKTEDGVIIEMLEGMSSSQLTSNYYPDHLLEAVVSNVCQSDSDVKSDKLLSKPVRSLSTTEVNPESSGHTMDAITSVHYPFEQPSHLEEDKQHCLSSSGVCGVISPTSFSSNCTSTCSKHLERSSEPAKNNKKRSRPGENSRPRPRDRQLIQDRIKELRELVPNGSKCSIDSLLERTIKHMLFLQSVTKHADKLNKCTNSKLHDKGTAGIIGSSGAEHGSSWAVEVGGHLKVCSIIVENLNKSGQMLVEMLCEDCSHFLEIAETIRSLGLTILKGATEAEGEKTWICFVVEF; encoded by the exons ATGTTAGAGGACGGtgagatagatagagagagtgagagaaagatgGGAGGTGGCGTTGGTGCTATTGGTAACACTGAGTTACGGCAGGCGCTAAGGAGCCTCTGTTTGAATAGGGACTGGATGTACGCAGTGTTTTGGAAGCTCAAGCACCGCTCTCGGAT GGTGTTGACATGGGAAGATGCTTACTATGACTTCCATGAGCGACATGATTCTCCGGGGAATAATTGCTGCAGCAAGACAGCGGACAAGTTGCATGATGGCCATTATTCGCATGATCCCCTAGGTTTAGCCGTGGCAAAGATGTCGTATCATGTATATTCTCTAGGAGAAGG GATTGTTGGACAGGTGGCAGTTACAGGAAAGCATCAGTGGATCTTTGCAGATAAGCAAATTACAAGTTCCCGATTGTCATTTGAG TACTGTGATGGGTGGCAAACTCAATTTTCGGCAGGGATCAGG ACTATTGCTGTTGTTCCTGTTGCTCCACATGGAGTTGTGCAGCTTGGCTCTTTGAATAAA cAGGTCGGTGAAGACGTAAAGCTGGTGAATCATATTAGAGATGTCTTTTTTGATCTCCAAGGTTCCTCAATAGAGCATATACCTAGTCCAATACTAAGTAGTATGAAGAATTTATTACATCTG CAAGATGTGCCGGCAAATAGTTCGGCTTCAGTGATGATTACTGATTGTTTACGAAATTCTGATAAAGCCATAGACAAAGAAGGAGCAGATGTTTGGTTGTCCATGTTTCCATGTTTTGGGAAAGATAGAGGCAATTCTTGTGCGTTTCTACCGCATGGTTTTTATCAGAGAAAGGCAGTGGAAGTGGTCTATGATCATGAGCGGCTTGAATTATGCAACTCAGTAGGTGATGAAAGTGCCCAGTTGCATTCGTCAAACTGTAACATTATCTATTTGGAGCACCAGAAACTAGTTGGTGGCAGGACATGTGGTGGCGACATTAATGGCTGCAAAGATACAGAGGGGGGTTCAGAACCCAATTTCCATTCATTGTCGCACAGTTCTGCTGCAGTTAGTGTCAACTTAAGTGATGTTATACCTCCAGCTGACCAGAACCTCCTTGAATCTGCTGTTTGTGACAGAATTAAGCTGGATGGTAaagatttttacaaaaatggTTTGTTACAGATACCTGAACCTTCAGACATGAAATTCGACGAAGATTCAGAAAAGTTGCAATTTCAAGCTGAGTCAAGTCACATGGACATATTGAACCCATCTTTGCATTTCCCTGCTGGCTATGAGCTTCATGAAGCACTTGGACCGGCTTTCCTGAAAACAggtaattatttaaattggGAATCAGCAAAGACTGAAGATGGAGTAATTATTGAGATGCTGGAGGGGATGAGCAGTAGCCAATTGACATCCAATTATTACCCTGATCATCTTCTAGAAGCAGTAGTGTCCAATGTTTGCCAAAGTGATAGTGATGTTAAAAGTGATAAACTGTTGAGTAAACCGGTGCGGTCTCTGTCCACAACCGAGGTTAATCCAGAGTCTTCTGGTCATACCATGGATGCAATTACTTCTGTACATTATCCGTTTGAACAGCCCTCTCATTTAGAGGAGGACAAACAGCACTGCTTGAGCTCATCAGGGGTATGTGGTGTGATATCCCCAACAAGTTTTTCATCAAATTGTACAAGTACATGTAGTAAGCATCTGGAGAGATCTTCCGAACCAGCTAAGAACAACAAAAAGAGATCCAGGCCTGGTGAAAATTCTAGACCTAGGCCTAGGGACAGACAATTGATCCAAGACCGTATTAAGGAGCTGCGGGAGCTGGTGCCCAATGGATCAAAG TGCAGTATTGATTCACTGCTGGAACGCACAATCAAACACATGCTCTTTCTGCAAAGTGTAACTAAGCATGCTGACAAGCTAAACAAATGTACCAATTCAAAG TTGCATGACAAAGGAACTGCGGGCATTATAGGATCCTCTGGTGCTGAACACGGTTCAAGCTGGGCAGTGGAGGTGGGAGGCCATTTGAAAGTTTGTTCTATAATAGTAGAGAACCTTAACAAGAGTGGCCAGATGCTTGTAGAG ATGTTGTGTGAGGATTGCAGCCATTTTCTTGAGATAGCTGAGACCATCAGAAGTTTGGGTCTGACAATCTTAAAAGGTGCAACAGAAGCTGAGGGCGAGAAGACTTGGATATGTTTTGTGGTTGAG TTCTAA
- the LOC121249170 gene encoding transcription factor bHLH155-like isoform X4: MLEDGEIDRESERKMGGGVGAIGNTELRQALRSLCLNRDWMYAVFWKLKHRSRMVLTWEDAYYDFHERHDSPGNNCCSKTADKLHDGHYSHDPLGLAVAKMSYHVYSLGEGIVGQVAVTGKHQWIFADKQITSSRLSFEYCDGWQTQFSAGIRTIAVVPVAPHGVVQLGSLNKQVGEDVKLVNHIRDVFFDLQGSSIEHIPSPILSSMKNLLHLQDVPANSSASVMITDCLRNSDKAIDKEGADVWLSMFPCFGKDRGNSCAFLPHGFYQRKAVEVVYDHERLELCNSVGDESAQLHSSNCNIIYLEHQKLVGGRTCGGDINGCKDTEGGSEPNFHSLSHSSAAVSVNLSDVIPPADQNLLESAVCDRIKLDGKDFYKNGLLQIPEPSDMKFDEDSEKLQFQAESSHMDILNPSLHFPAGYELHEALGPAFLKTGNYLNWESAKTEDGVIIEMLEGMSSSQLTSNYYPDHLLEAVVSNVCQSDSDVKSDKLLSKPVRSLSTTEVNPESSGHTMDAITSVHYPFEQPSHLEEDKQHCLSSSGVCGVISPTSFSSNCTSTCSKHLERSSEPAKNNKKRSRPGENSRPRPRDRQLIQDRIKELRELVPNGSKY, from the exons ATGTTAGAGGACGGtgagatagatagagagagtgagagaaagatgGGAGGTGGCGTTGGTGCTATTGGTAACACTGAGTTACGGCAGGCGCTAAGGAGCCTCTGTTTGAATAGGGACTGGATGTACGCAGTGTTTTGGAAGCTCAAGCACCGCTCTCGGAT GGTGTTGACATGGGAAGATGCTTACTATGACTTCCATGAGCGACATGATTCTCCGGGGAATAATTGCTGCAGCAAGACAGCGGACAAGTTGCATGATGGCCATTATTCGCATGATCCCCTAGGTTTAGCCGTGGCAAAGATGTCGTATCATGTATATTCTCTAGGAGAAGG GATTGTTGGACAGGTGGCAGTTACAGGAAAGCATCAGTGGATCTTTGCAGATAAGCAAATTACAAGTTCCCGATTGTCATTTGAG TACTGTGATGGGTGGCAAACTCAATTTTCGGCAGGGATCAGG ACTATTGCTGTTGTTCCTGTTGCTCCACATGGAGTTGTGCAGCTTGGCTCTTTGAATAAA cAGGTCGGTGAAGACGTAAAGCTGGTGAATCATATTAGAGATGTCTTTTTTGATCTCCAAGGTTCCTCAATAGAGCATATACCTAGTCCAATACTAAGTAGTATGAAGAATTTATTACATCTG CAAGATGTGCCGGCAAATAGTTCGGCTTCAGTGATGATTACTGATTGTTTACGAAATTCTGATAAAGCCATAGACAAAGAAGGAGCAGATGTTTGGTTGTCCATGTTTCCATGTTTTGGGAAAGATAGAGGCAATTCTTGTGCGTTTCTACCGCATGGTTTTTATCAGAGAAAGGCAGTGGAAGTGGTCTATGATCATGAGCGGCTTGAATTATGCAACTCAGTAGGTGATGAAAGTGCCCAGTTGCATTCGTCAAACTGTAACATTATCTATTTGGAGCACCAGAAACTAGTTGGTGGCAGGACATGTGGTGGCGACATTAATGGCTGCAAAGATACAGAGGGGGGTTCAGAACCCAATTTCCATTCATTGTCGCACAGTTCTGCTGCAGTTAGTGTCAACTTAAGTGATGTTATACCTCCAGCTGACCAGAACCTCCTTGAATCTGCTGTTTGTGACAGAATTAAGCTGGATGGTAaagatttttacaaaaatggTTTGTTACAGATACCTGAACCTTCAGACATGAAATTCGACGAAGATTCAGAAAAGTTGCAATTTCAAGCTGAGTCAAGTCACATGGACATATTGAACCCATCTTTGCATTTCCCTGCTGGCTATGAGCTTCATGAAGCACTTGGACCGGCTTTCCTGAAAACAggtaattatttaaattggGAATCAGCAAAGACTGAAGATGGAGTAATTATTGAGATGCTGGAGGGGATGAGCAGTAGCCAATTGACATCCAATTATTACCCTGATCATCTTCTAGAAGCAGTAGTGTCCAATGTTTGCCAAAGTGATAGTGATGTTAAAAGTGATAAACTGTTGAGTAAACCGGTGCGGTCTCTGTCCACAACCGAGGTTAATCCAGAGTCTTCTGGTCATACCATGGATGCAATTACTTCTGTACATTATCCGTTTGAACAGCCCTCTCATTTAGAGGAGGACAAACAGCACTGCTTGAGCTCATCAGGGGTATGTGGTGTGATATCCCCAACAAGTTTTTCATCAAATTGTACAAGTACATGTAGTAAGCATCTGGAGAGATCTTCCGAACCAGCTAAGAACAACAAAAAGAGATCCAGGCCTGGTGAAAATTCTAGACCTAGGCCTAGGGACAGACAATTGATCCAAGACCGTATTAAGGAGCTGCGGGAGCTGGTGCCCAATGGATCAAAG TATTGA